The following coding sequences are from one Rathayibacter sp. SW19 window:
- a CDS encoding VOC family protein yields the protein MTVPEISGIHHVTLTVSDAPASAAWYRDVLGFEIVKQVQVSEITRVMMARSGFELVLDSHGDKAIPGPFSERRAGLDHLSFAVADRETLDQWAEHLDAVGVGRSPVKQGSSGSLVAFRDPDNIALEFYTLA from the coding sequence ATGACCGTTCCGGAGATTTCAGGGATCCACCACGTCACGCTGACTGTGAGCGACGCGCCCGCCTCTGCCGCGTGGTACCGCGACGTGCTCGGGTTCGAGATCGTGAAACAGGTGCAGGTCAGCGAGATCACCCGAGTGATGATGGCCCGGTCCGGCTTCGAGCTCGTGCTCGACAGTCATGGTGACAAGGCCATCCCCGGGCCGTTCTCGGAGCGTCGCGCGGGGTTGGATCACCTCAGCTTCGCGGTCGCCGACCGCGAAACTCTCGATCAGTGGGCAGAACACTTGGATGCTGTCGGCGTCGGGCGATCACCGGTGAAGCAGGGTTCGAGCGGGTCGCTGGTGGCTTTCCGAGACCCCGACAACATCGCACTTGAGTTCTACACGCTCGCCTGA
- a CDS encoding SDR family NAD(P)-dependent oxidoreductase, with product MSPRWNPAALPRLHGRTIVVTGANAGIGFFTSLQLAGAGAHVILACRNETRADAAIAAIHARVPSAQLEFLSLDTADLTSVSAAAARIRGLERVDVLIENAGMVHPPAERTTNGDGNELVLATNFLGHFALAAQVMPALLRTSGARIVSLGSMVTRLYDFRIGDLQLRAHYTPNRAYAHSKIAVQSFGFELDRRLRAADADVASIVAHPGYSIGGLTERIEGVNEPSGGKRAVDALLSPMAQSKSRGAWPIVRAAVDSAAVGGQYYGPRLLTEGQPVLQQPTRTSVDPEVAAELWRKAEEYTGMSFE from the coding sequence GTGAGCCCGCGGTGGAACCCGGCGGCACTGCCGCGCCTGCACGGCAGAACTATCGTCGTCACCGGCGCCAACGCCGGAATCGGCTTCTTCACGAGCCTGCAACTGGCCGGCGCCGGCGCGCACGTCATTCTCGCATGCCGCAATGAAACGCGAGCGGATGCCGCAATCGCGGCCATCCACGCCCGCGTGCCTTCCGCACAGCTCGAGTTTCTCTCACTGGACACCGCCGACCTGACGTCAGTGAGCGCAGCTGCCGCGCGCATCCGAGGTCTGGAACGGGTCGATGTGCTGATCGAGAACGCCGGTATGGTGCATCCGCCGGCAGAACGCACCACAAACGGCGACGGCAATGAGCTCGTACTGGCGACGAACTTCTTAGGGCATTTCGCGCTCGCGGCCCAGGTGATGCCGGCGCTGCTGCGAACCTCCGGCGCACGAATCGTGTCGCTCGGCAGCATGGTCACGCGGCTGTACGACTTTCGCATCGGCGACCTGCAATTGCGCGCGCACTACACGCCGAATCGCGCGTACGCACACTCGAAGATAGCGGTTCAGTCATTCGGCTTCGAGCTCGATCGGCGGCTGCGCGCCGCCGATGCCGACGTTGCGAGCATCGTCGCGCATCCGGGTTATTCGATCGGTGGACTCACCGAGCGCATTGAGGGCGTAAACGAGCCGAGCGGCGGCAAACGCGCGGTGGATGCCCTGTTGTCGCCGATGGCGCAATCGAAGAGCCGTGGCGCCTGGCCTATCGTGCGCGCTGCCGTCGACTCGGCCGCGGTCGGCGGCCAGTATTACGGCCCGCGCTTGCTGACCGAGGGGCAGCCCGTACTGCAGCAGCCGACGCGCACAAGCGTCGACCCGGAGGTCGCGGCTGAGCTCTGGAGAAAGGCCGAGGAGTACACGGGCATGTCATTCGAGTAG
- a CDS encoding dihydrolipoamide acetyltransferase family protein, with the protein MIEITMPRLSDTMEEGAIATWHKQPGDKVEVGDILVEIETDKATMEYEAYEAGTMSKILVAEGENVSIGTPIALIDDGADAGAPAAPATTPDAGRVASASERIETPDAGRVASASERIETPVPGLDTRAPSSLVTRPTEGAGDGERQFASPYVRKLARDHNLDLSNVRGTGPGGRIIRTDLDGLLAPGAEATQAPSAVAPTAAAAALAAPAPARAVSPTAGAAPAGGAPAPTSADEKRGSESVPMTKTRRVIARRLGESARTIPHFYVTAVANAEALMQLRADLNTQLTASGRPKVSVNDLLIRASALALREHPLVNASYIDDTSETMQVHHRVNIGVAVASENGLVVPVIPDADTKTVTQLGVETKQLVALANDKKLTLEQMSGGTFTISNLGMFGVEQFTAIINPPEGAILAVGGTKREPTVVGDEILPRYQMRYTLSADHRIVDGALAAQFLQSLTRLIENPWTIIA; encoded by the coding sequence ATGATCGAAATCACCATGCCACGACTCTCCGACACCATGGAGGAGGGCGCAATCGCCACCTGGCACAAGCAGCCGGGCGACAAGGTCGAGGTCGGCGACATTCTTGTCGAGATCGAGACGGACAAGGCCACCATGGAGTACGAGGCGTACGAGGCCGGCACGATGTCGAAGATCCTCGTTGCCGAGGGCGAGAACGTGTCGATCGGCACCCCGATCGCGCTGATCGACGATGGTGCGGATGCTGGCGCGCCTGCTGCTCCTGCGACGACCCCCGACGCTGGTCGAGTAGCGAGCGCCAGCGAGCGTATCGAGACCCCCGACGCTGGTCGAGTAGCGAGCGCCAGCGAGCGTATCGAGACCCCCGTACCAGGTCTCGATACGCGGGCTCCTTCGTCGCTCGTTACTCGACCAACAGAGGGTGCAGGAGATGGCGAGCGCCAATTCGCCTCCCCTTACGTGCGCAAGCTCGCGCGTGACCACAACCTCGACCTGTCGAACGTTCGCGGCACCGGCCCAGGCGGTCGGATCATCCGCACGGACCTCGATGGGCTTCTGGCCCCCGGGGCTGAAGCTACCCAGGCGCCATCGGCGGTCGCGCCCACGGCCGCCGCGGCTGCTTTGGCAGCACCGGCACCAGCCCGCGCCGTCAGCCCGACGGCTGGCGCCGCGCCTGCCGGTGGGGCTCCCGCGCCCACAAGCGCAGACGAGAAGCGCGGCTCCGAATCCGTTCCGATGACCAAAACGCGCCGCGTGATCGCGCGCCGTCTCGGCGAGAGCGCACGCACCATCCCGCACTTTTATGTGACAGCCGTGGCCAATGCGGAAGCACTCATGCAGCTGCGCGCCGACCTGAATACGCAGCTGACGGCATCCGGTCGGCCGAAGGTCAGTGTCAACGACCTGCTGATCCGGGCGAGCGCGCTGGCGCTGCGTGAGCATCCGCTGGTCAATGCGTCGTACATCGACGACACCAGCGAGACGATGCAGGTGCACCACCGGGTCAATATCGGTGTCGCTGTGGCGTCGGAGAATGGCCTGGTCGTTCCCGTGATTCCGGATGCCGACACCAAGACCGTCACGCAGCTCGGCGTCGAGACCAAACAGCTTGTCGCGCTCGCGAACGACAAGAAGCTCACGCTCGAGCAGATGTCCGGTGGAACGTTCACCATCTCCAACCTCGGCATGTTCGGAGTGGAGCAGTTCACGGCGATCATCAACCCGCCGGAGGGTGCCATCCTCGCGGTCGGTGGCACCAAGCGAGAGCCCACCGTCGTCGGCGACGAGATTCTGCCGCGCTACCAGATGCGGTATACGCTCTCCGCCGACCACCGCATCGTCGACGGGGCGCTTGCTGCGCAGTTCCTGCAGTCGCTCACCCGCCTGATCGAGAACCCCTGGACGATCATCGCCTGA
- the pdhA gene encoding pyruvate dehydrogenase (acetyl-transferring) E1 component subunit alpha — protein MIDFYRQMVLIRRFEERAARAYTQALIGGYCHLNLGEEAAVVGLMSALRPSDYLFTNYREHGYAISKGIDPKRVMAELFGRIDGVSKGWGGSMHMFDITQRLLGGYGIVGGQLPLATGAALAIDYRDGDEVVLCTMGDGTTNIGAFHESLNLAAIWNLPVVYVIINNGLGMGTTVEAASGEPELYKRASSYRMASERVNGLDPEAVYEAALRAVATARSGKPFLLEVMTERLKGHSVVDPAKYRSAEEVEALKEHDPVHTFAAKLVASGVLTDAAVKQIDAEETAIVVEAAAFAEASPFPDVSTLFDYTYATPVPNDSRRLPGQPLFDPAPTPASAQTAAQGAAR, from the coding sequence TTGATTGACTTTTATCGCCAGATGGTCCTGATCCGCCGCTTCGAAGAGCGCGCGGCGCGCGCATACACGCAGGCCCTGATCGGCGGCTACTGCCACCTCAACCTCGGCGAAGAAGCCGCGGTCGTGGGGCTGATGTCTGCACTGCGGCCCAGTGACTATCTGTTCACCAACTATCGCGAACACGGCTATGCGATCAGCAAGGGCATCGACCCCAAGCGTGTGATGGCAGAACTGTTCGGCCGTATCGATGGCGTCTCCAAGGGCTGGGGCGGGTCGATGCACATGTTCGACATCACCCAGCGACTGCTCGGCGGCTACGGCATCGTCGGCGGCCAGCTGCCGCTGGCCACCGGAGCAGCGCTGGCGATCGATTACCGCGATGGCGATGAGGTCGTGCTATGCACCATGGGCGACGGCACGACCAACATCGGCGCGTTCCACGAGTCACTCAACTTGGCTGCGATCTGGAACCTGCCGGTGGTCTACGTGATCATCAACAACGGACTCGGCATGGGTACAACGGTCGAGGCTGCCTCAGGTGAGCCGGAACTGTACAAACGAGCATCGTCGTACCGCATGGCATCCGAGCGGGTCAACGGGCTTGACCCCGAAGCCGTTTACGAAGCGGCGCTGCGTGCGGTCGCGACCGCGCGCAGCGGCAAGCCGTTCCTGCTCGAGGTGATGACCGAACGCCTCAAGGGCCACTCGGTCGTCGACCCCGCGAAGTACCGCTCCGCCGAAGAGGTCGAGGCGCTCAAGGAGCACGACCCCGTGCACACCTTCGCCGCCAAGCTCGTTGCAAGCGGCGTGCTCACGGACGCAGCCGTCAAGCAGATCGACGCAGAAGAGACCGCGATCGTGGTCGAGGCGGCGGCGTTCGCCGAGGCGAGCCCCTTCCCGGATGTCTCCACCCTGTTCGACTACACGTACGCGACCCCGGTCCCCAACGATTCGCGCAGGCTCCCGGGGCAGCCGTTGTTCGACCCGGCACCGACACCCGCTTCTGCCCAGACTGCCGCGCAAGGAGCCGCCCGATGA
- a CDS encoding chorismate mutase, with amino-acid sequence MASHDTPMNDTEAALAELHSIRESIDNIDAALVHMLAERFKFTQFVGTLKAEHGLPPADPEREREQIQRLRRLAETSHLDPEFAEKWFNFVVAEVIHHHVEAAERTPGRVSGGKPA; translated from the coding sequence ATGGCTTCGCACGACACCCCCATGAATGACACCGAGGCGGCGCTCGCCGAGCTGCACAGCATCCGCGAAAGCATCGACAATATCGACGCAGCACTGGTGCACATGCTGGCCGAGAGATTCAAATTCACCCAGTTCGTCGGAACGCTAAAGGCCGAGCACGGTCTGCCTCCAGCAGACCCGGAACGCGAGCGGGAGCAGATCCAACGCCTTCGTCGGCTTGCGGAGACGAGCCACCTCGACCCGGAGTTCGCAGAGAAGTGGTTCAACTTCGTCGTCGCCGAGGTGATCCACCATCACGTCGAGGCAGCCGAGCGCACCCCGGGGCGCGTGTCTGGCGGTAAGCCGGCGTGA
- the purL gene encoding phosphoribosylformylglycinamidine synthase subunit PurL — MTQPTASASSVNEQIPDTVENALATPEKEQPYAALGLKPDEYAQIKTILGRRPTSGELAMYSVMWSEHCSYKSSKMYLRQFGQKVTEAMKQNLMVGMGENAGVVDVGEGWAVTFKVESHNHPSYIEPFQGAATGVGGIVRDIISMGARPVAVMDQLRFGKIDDPDTARVVHGVVSGISFYGNCLGLPNIGGETYFDPVYQGNPLVNALSVGVLRHEDLHLANASGIGNKIVLFGARTGGDGIGGASILASDTFTATGPTKRPAVQVGDPFAEKVLIECCLELFRDKVVEGIQDLGAAGISCATSELAANGDGGMFVELDSVLLRDPTLTAEEILMSESQERMMAVVAPEKLDAFLAITAKWDVETSVLGEVTDTGRLVINWRGVEIVNVDPRTVAVDGPVYDRPVAYPSWLDALQADSASALERPSDNDTEALREQFLALLGSPNLADKSWVTNQYDYYVGGNTALAFPDDGGMIRVDEASGLGFAIATDANGRYCQLDPKQGARLALAEAYRNVAVTGAVPVAVTDCLNFGSPENPEVMWQFGQAVEGLSDGCLELEIPVTGGNVSFYNQTGDTPIFPTPVVGVLGVIDHVDRRIPSGWQDAGDNIYLLGVTREELDGSAWAGTIHGHLGGHPPIVDLAEEKRLAGLLHAGATEALIVSAHDLADGGLAQALAESVLRFGVGARVWLGEIMERDGVDAATALFSESAGRVIVSVPREDDVKFRGLCEGRDYPVLRIGVTDVEIGTQPVLEIQDAFTVGLEELRATHRATLAEHFGPVVGH; from the coding sequence GTGACCCAGCCCACGGCATCCGCATCATCCGTGAATGAGCAGATTCCAGACACCGTCGAAAACGCTCTCGCCACACCGGAAAAAGAGCAGCCCTATGCCGCGCTCGGCCTGAAGCCGGACGAATACGCACAGATCAAGACGATCCTCGGCCGCCGGCCGACCAGCGGCGAACTCGCCATGTACTCGGTGATGTGGAGCGAACACTGCTCGTACAAGAGCTCCAAAATGTATCTGCGCCAGTTCGGGCAGAAGGTCACCGAGGCCATGAAGCAGAACCTCATGGTCGGTATGGGTGAGAACGCCGGCGTCGTGGATGTCGGTGAGGGCTGGGCCGTGACGTTCAAGGTCGAGAGCCACAACCATCCGTCGTACATCGAGCCGTTCCAGGGTGCCGCGACCGGTGTCGGCGGCATTGTGCGCGACATCATCTCGATGGGCGCACGCCCGGTCGCCGTCATGGACCAGCTGCGGTTCGGCAAGATCGACGATCCCGACACCGCTCGCGTCGTGCACGGCGTCGTCTCGGGCATCTCGTTCTATGGCAATTGCCTCGGCCTGCCAAACATCGGCGGCGAGACCTATTTCGACCCGGTGTATCAGGGCAACCCGCTCGTGAACGCGCTCAGTGTCGGCGTGCTGCGCCACGAAGATTTGCACCTCGCGAACGCCAGCGGCATCGGCAACAAGATCGTGCTATTCGGTGCGCGCACCGGCGGCGACGGCATCGGCGGGGCATCCATTCTGGCGTCGGACACCTTCACCGCAACAGGCCCGACCAAGCGCCCCGCCGTTCAGGTCGGCGACCCGTTCGCCGAGAAGGTCCTGATCGAGTGCTGCCTCGAGCTGTTCCGCGACAAGGTCGTCGAAGGCATCCAGGACCTCGGGGCGGCCGGCATCAGCTGCGCGACGAGCGAACTCGCAGCCAACGGCGACGGCGGCATGTTCGTCGAACTCGACTCCGTGCTGCTGCGCGACCCGACCCTGACGGCCGAAGAGATCCTGATGTCCGAGTCGCAAGAGCGGATGATGGCCGTGGTCGCACCGGAGAAGCTCGACGCATTCCTTGCCATCACGGCCAAGTGGGATGTCGAAACCAGCGTGCTCGGCGAGGTGACGGACACCGGGCGGCTCGTCATCAACTGGCGCGGCGTCGAGATCGTCAACGTCGACCCGCGCACGGTTGCGGTCGACGGGCCTGTTTACGACCGTCCCGTCGCCTATCCGAGCTGGCTCGATGCGCTGCAGGCCGACTCGGCGTCGGCCCTGGAGCGACCGTCAGACAACGACACCGAGGCGCTCCGCGAGCAGTTCCTCGCACTGCTCGGCAGCCCGAACCTGGCAGACAAGAGCTGGGTGACCAACCAGTACGACTACTACGTGGGCGGCAACACGGCGCTGGCGTTCCCGGACGACGGCGGCATGATCCGCGTGGACGAGGCATCCGGTCTCGGATTCGCGATCGCGACAGATGCCAACGGCCGCTACTGCCAGCTCGACCCGAAACAGGGTGCTCGGCTTGCGCTTGCCGAGGCATATCGCAACGTCGCGGTGACCGGCGCCGTGCCGGTGGCCGTCACCGACTGCCTCAACTTCGGCAGCCCGGAGAACCCCGAGGTGATGTGGCAGTTCGGCCAGGCCGTCGAGGGCCTCTCAGACGGATGCTTGGAGCTGGAGATTCCCGTCACCGGCGGCAACGTGTCGTTCTACAACCAGACGGGCGACACGCCGATCTTCCCGACGCCGGTTGTCGGCGTTCTCGGCGTGATCGATCACGTCGACCGTCGCATCCCGAGTGGGTGGCAAGACGCCGGTGACAACATCTACCTGCTCGGGGTCACCCGTGAGGAGCTCGACGGATCCGCCTGGGCCGGCACGATTCATGGGCACTTGGGTGGGCATCCGCCGATCGTCGACTTGGCCGAAGAGAAGCGTCTCGCCGGACTGCTGCACGCCGGCGCGACGGAGGCGTTGATCGTCTCCGCACACGACCTCGCAGATGGCGGACTCGCGCAAGCCCTGGCGGAGTCGGTGCTACGGTTCGGTGTCGGCGCCCGCGTCTGGCTCGGCGAGATCATGGAGCGCGACGGCGTGGACGCCGCGACCGCCCTGTTCTCCGAGTCGGCCGGCCGGGTGATCGTGTCCGTGCCGCGTGAAGACGACGTGAAGTTCCGCGGCCTCTGCGAGGGCCGCGATTACCCGGTGCTGCGCATCGGCGTCACCGATGTCGAGATCGGCACCCAACCGGTGCTCGAGATTCAGGATGCCTTCACCGTCGGCCTCGAGGAACTCCGCGCCACCCACCGCGCAACGCTCGCCGAGCACTTCGGGCCTGTCGTCGGACACTAG
- a CDS encoding alpha-ketoacid dehydrogenase subunit beta — MSIKTYRQALHDTLRSEMLRDQDVFLIGEEIGIFEGSYKITAGLLAEFGEKRVRDTPIAEEGFTGAAIGAAMLGLRPVVEIMTINFSLIAIDQIVNHAAKIYGMFGGQAKVPMVIRTPGGGGQQLGATHSQNIELYYAFVPGMKVVAPSTPADAKALMLASIRDDDPVLFLENLALYNTKGEVPDEDIPAQIGKAAVTRTGKDLTLIGYSRMAHVAEQVAQQLAESDGLDIEVVDLRSLRPLDRETIVESVKKTHSAVILEDDWLTYGIGAEVAATISDGAFDYLDAPVRRVAMAEVPMPYSKPLETAALPSADDVIGAIRQTLDAVGHRSRR; from the coding sequence ATGAGCATCAAGACCTATCGCCAGGCTCTGCACGACACCCTGCGCTCCGAAATGCTCCGCGATCAGGATGTCTTCCTGATCGGCGAGGAGATCGGCATTTTCGAGGGCTCGTACAAGATCACGGCCGGCCTCCTTGCCGAGTTCGGCGAGAAGCGGGTGCGCGACACTCCGATCGCCGAGGAAGGCTTCACCGGTGCCGCAATCGGCGCGGCGATGCTGGGCTTGCGCCCGGTCGTCGAGATCATGACGATCAACTTCTCGCTGATCGCAATCGACCAGATCGTGAACCACGCGGCCAAGATCTACGGAATGTTCGGCGGCCAGGCCAAGGTGCCCATGGTCATCCGCACGCCCGGTGGTGGCGGGCAGCAGCTCGGCGCTACGCACTCACAGAACATCGAACTGTACTACGCGTTCGTTCCCGGCATGAAGGTTGTCGCCCCGAGCACCCCGGCGGATGCGAAAGCGCTGATGCTCGCCTCGATCCGTGATGACGACCCCGTGCTGTTCCTGGAGAACCTGGCCTTGTACAACACCAAGGGCGAGGTGCCGGACGAGGACATCCCGGCGCAAATCGGCAAGGCCGCCGTCACCCGCACCGGCAAGGACCTCACGCTGATCGGCTATTCACGGATGGCGCACGTCGCCGAGCAGGTCGCCCAGCAACTCGCCGAGTCTGACGGCCTGGACATCGAAGTCGTCGACCTGCGCAGCCTGCGCCCGCTCGACCGCGAGACCATCGTCGAATCCGTCAAGAAAACGCACTCGGCCGTGATCCTCGAAGACGATTGGCTCACCTACGGAATCGGTGCCGAAGTTGCCGCGACGATTTCGGACGGCGCGTTCGACTACCTGGATGCGCCGGTTCGGCGCGTTGCCATGGCCGAGGTGCCGATGCCCTATTCGAAGCCCCTGGAGACGGCAGCGCTGCCGTCCGCGGATGATGTGATCGGCGCCATCCGCCAGACCCTTGATGCGGTCGGGCACCGCAGCCGCCGCTAG
- a CDS encoding DUF3817 domain-containing protein produces the protein MSTPLTTPETAAAAAKATEPNTTRHASSESASTGITPHKFFRVVAIAEAITWTLLIAGMLLKYVGGLGTLPVLIGGSIHGFVFITYALTAVLVGVNQRWSVKLIVGAVLTAIVPYATIPFDLWLDKHGNLAGEWHREATDDPRDHTWVRAVLRWFLRHPGILVTLFVVGIIVIMSAFLLIGPPGGWSK, from the coding sequence ATGAGCACTCCCCTGACCACGCCGGAAACTGCTGCCGCAGCAGCGAAGGCGACCGAGCCGAACACAACCCGGCATGCCTCCTCCGAGTCCGCATCTACCGGCATCACACCGCACAAATTCTTTCGTGTGGTCGCGATCGCCGAAGCGATCACCTGGACACTGCTGATCGCCGGCATGCTGCTCAAATACGTCGGCGGGCTCGGCACGCTGCCGGTGCTGATCGGCGGTTCGATTCATGGTTTCGTGTTCATCACCTATGCGCTGACTGCGGTGTTGGTCGGCGTCAACCAGCGGTGGAGCGTGAAGCTGATCGTCGGGGCCGTGCTGACCGCGATCGTGCCGTACGCGACGATCCCGTTCGACCTGTGGCTCGACAAGCACGGCAATCTCGCCGGGGAGTGGCATCGCGAGGCAACCGATGACCCGCGCGACCACACCTGGGTCCGCGCCGTGTTGCGTTGGTTCTTGCGCCACCCCGGAATCCTGGTCACACTGTTCGTCGTCGGCATCATCGTGATCATGAGCGCGTTCCTGCTGATCGGCCCTCCCGGCGGTTGGAGCAAGTAG
- a CDS encoding aminoglycoside phosphotransferase family protein: MHPAEIQIDACLVRALLAGQFPQWAALPLARFDSSGTVNAMFRLGGELAVRLPLIASGAASIEREAVWLPKLSRQLSGQMTGGRSLARIPRVLGVGSAGAGYPCPWLVVDWLPGASPGLGSEPGTDALARDLGAFVRALRRIDATDAPPGYRGGSLHPLDSAVRDCLRQVEDVVDSAGLLRLWEESLAAPQWAGAPVWTHGDLLAANILVADQRLSAVLDFGAAGIGDPACDAMAAWSVLPASARDVYRRAIAADDAMWLRGRGWALAQAAIALPYYRETNPGMTASSVHILTELMRG; the protein is encoded by the coding sequence ATGCATCCCGCGGAAATCCAGATCGACGCCTGTCTGGTTCGGGCGCTGCTGGCCGGGCAGTTTCCGCAGTGGGCTGCGTTGCCATTGGCGCGGTTCGACTCATCCGGAACGGTCAATGCGATGTTCCGGCTCGGGGGCGAGCTCGCGGTCCGACTTCCGCTCATCGCGAGCGGTGCTGCGAGCATTGAGCGCGAGGCGGTGTGGTTGCCGAAGTTGAGTCGGCAATTGAGCGGCCAGATGACCGGGGGCAGATCGCTAGCACGCATCCCTCGCGTGCTCGGTGTCGGCTCGGCCGGTGCCGGCTACCCGTGTCCGTGGCTCGTGGTCGATTGGCTGCCGGGGGCGTCGCCCGGGTTAGGGAGTGAGCCCGGCACGGATGCGCTCGCCCGCGACCTGGGCGCGTTCGTGCGCGCATTGCGCCGGATCGACGCGACGGATGCTCCGCCAGGCTATCGAGGCGGCTCGCTTCACCCGTTGGATTCCGCAGTGCGCGACTGCCTCAGGCAGGTCGAGGACGTCGTCGACAGTGCGGGTTTGCTCCGTCTGTGGGAGGAGTCGTTGGCGGCACCCCAGTGGGCGGGAGCGCCAGTCTGGACGCACGGCGATCTCCTCGCGGCCAACATTCTCGTGGCGGATCAACGACTGAGCGCCGTGCTGGACTTTGGTGCGGCAGGCATCGGCGACCCCGCATGTGACGCGATGGCCGCGTGGAGCGTGCTGCCGGCATCCGCTCGGGATGTCTATCGGCGAGCGATCGCTGCTGACGACGCAATGTGGCTGCGCGGGCGCGGTTGGGCGTTGGCGCAGGCGGCGATCGCGCTGCCGTACTATCGCGAGACCAACCCGGGCATGACAGCCAGTTCCGTGCATATTTTGACCGAGCTGATGCGTGGGTAG
- a CDS encoding Rieske 2Fe-2S domain-containing protein yields the protein MTVLHAIIRRVEGAQALDRYAKPVVDFVGRSVKPRWIRNLLSGTYLGHPMHPLLTDLPIGAWSMATLLDTIGGPDTERAADILVVAGIVAAAPTAAAGLNDWSDTYGPETRVGLIHATAVGTAVAVYAVSVIARATGNRRAGKLLGLAGFAALTAGGFLGGYLSFVRGVNVNRTAWQEGAAEWTAVLPDSELPEDESRRVDADGVPVMLYRHANRLTVLAATCSHMGGPLDEGAIEGGCVTCPWHGSVFRLEDGGIVRGPATSPQPRFDARVRDGQIEVRAA from the coding sequence GTGACCGTGCTGCACGCAATCATCCGCAGAGTGGAGGGCGCCCAGGCGCTGGACCGGTACGCCAAACCGGTCGTCGACTTCGTCGGTCGTAGCGTGAAACCGCGATGGATCCGCAATCTGCTCAGCGGCACGTATCTCGGGCATCCGATGCATCCGCTGCTCACCGATCTGCCGATCGGAGCGTGGAGTATGGCGACACTTCTCGACACGATCGGCGGACCGGACACCGAGCGAGCCGCCGACATTCTCGTGGTGGCCGGCATCGTCGCCGCAGCGCCGACGGCCGCAGCAGGGCTGAACGACTGGTCGGACACCTACGGGCCGGAAACCCGGGTTGGCCTCATCCATGCAACAGCCGTCGGCACCGCGGTCGCCGTGTACGCCGTCTCGGTGATCGCCCGAGCAACCGGTAATCGACGGGCCGGAAAATTGCTGGGTCTGGCCGGGTTCGCCGCACTCACCGCCGGCGGGTTTCTCGGCGGCTACCTCAGCTTTGTGAGAGGAGTGAACGTCAATCGCACCGCGTGGCAAGAAGGCGCGGCAGAATGGACCGCGGTGCTGCCTGACTCCGAGTTGCCGGAAGATGAGTCGCGTCGCGTTGACGCGGATGGGGTTCCGGTCATGCTGTATCGGCATGCGAATCGGCTCACAGTGCTGGCAGCTACGTGCAGCCACATGGGAGGCCCTCTCGATGAGGGCGCGATCGAAGGCGGATGCGTCACCTGCCCGTGGCACGGCAGCGTGTTCCGTCTGGAAGACGGCGGCATCGTGCGCGGACCGGCCACGAGCCCGCAGCCGCGCTTTGACGCGCGCGTGCGAGACGGCCAGATAGAAGTGCGTGCCGCCTGA
- a CDS encoding DUF4190 domain-containing protein — translation MTDLPESPRQPNPIRSQPEAQRPAAPQVDAAQPQYAQPVQQPYQSQPYQQQPYQQQPYQSQPPYQSQPPYQSQPQPVVPQAYYAAPQYVVPVVAYAPPQPKGLSVTSMVLGLVSIVFGFTLLVPIGAVVFGAIGLKREPAGRGMSIAGIVLGGLCLVFWAFLVVFWIVAIAGLFGIAATVPSVSN, via the coding sequence ATGACCGATTTGCCAGAATCGCCGCGTCAACCGAATCCGATACGGTCGCAGCCGGAAGCTCAGCGGCCTGCCGCTCCGCAGGTCGATGCGGCACAGCCGCAGTACGCGCAGCCGGTGCAGCAGCCGTACCAATCGCAGCCGTACCAACAGCAGCCGTACCAACAGCAGCCGTACCAATCGCAGCCGCCGTACCAATCGCAGCCGCCGTACCAATCGCAACCGCAGCCGGTCGTGCCGCAAGCGTATTATGCGGCACCGCAATACGTTGTGCCAGTGGTCGCGTATGCCCCGCCGCAGCCGAAGGGACTGAGCGTCACGTCAATGGTGCTCGGGCTCGTTTCTATTGTCTTCGGCTTCACTCTCCTGGTGCCGATCGGTGCTGTCGTGTTCGGGGCGATCGGGCTGAAGAGGGAGCCGGCAGGGCGCGGTATGTCGATCGCCGGCATCGTGCTCGGCGGCTTGTGCTTGGTGTTCTGGGCGTTTCTGGTCGTCTTTTGGATCGTAGCGATCGCCGGCTTGTTCGGCATCGCAGCCACTGTGCCGTCGGTGTCCAACTAG